From the Actinomycetota bacterium genome, one window contains:
- a CDS encoding arginine--tRNA ligase produces MLLSCLRERFLNDVLILFPEITDQEKADFENIIASIRLEEPKNREFGDLTTNAAMVLASKVRKKPADLAVLIRDNILSKYEDIKEINIAGSGFLNIRLKDSFLIEKILEVFEKHESYGSNNTALGTKIQIEYVSSNPTGNLHIGHGRWGVMGDILSNIYSLNGFDVCREYYVNDYGTQAKIFAECVRSVYLEMFGIKYPYPEDGYPRETVSKVAETLFDEFSDSFIKDRKTMEFDETAFSGNAIRIMVSMISDTLKSVGVEFDVWFFESSLYGEGSFDATLDFLRERGLIYEKEEALWFKSTDFGDDKDRVIIRKDGNPTYFASDIMYLIDKKERKFEYLLYILGADHHGYISRLKAIASSIGMDKDKVSIIIGQLVRITEGREVQKMSRRKGRGFTLDDLVAEVGRDAVRYFFSMNSFDTHLDFDISLAKKKSNQNPVFYVQYAFARIGSILRKTNESRPANLDPDFISGMDDYDSRIFKKFLSLIEKNDFKNSSERNLAWTILLFPDTVKDACRNNAPYFVNRYLYRLAGEFHYFYKHNKIITGDRINIKRLLLAMAAKIVLKKGLDILGVSAPDRM; encoded by the coding sequence TTGCTTCTAAGCTGCTTGAGAGAAAGGTTTCTTAATGATGTTCTCATTCTTTTTCCTGAAATTACAGATCAGGAGAAAGCTGATTTTGAAAATATTATTGCTTCTATAAGGCTTGAGGAACCGAAGAATCGTGAATTCGGGGATCTTACAACTAATGCGGCAATGGTGCTGGCTTCAAAAGTCAGGAAAAAGCCGGCAGATCTGGCAGTCCTTATCAGAGATAATATCTTAAGCAAATATGAAGACATAAAAGAAATAAATATAGCAGGATCGGGATTTTTGAATATCAGGCTGAAGGACTCTTTTCTTATTGAAAAAATATTGGAAGTTTTTGAAAAGCACGAAAGCTATGGCAGCAATAACACAGCGCTGGGAACAAAAATACAGATCGAGTATGTAAGCTCCAATCCTACCGGAAATCTTCATATCGGTCATGGAAGATGGGGAGTTATGGGAGATATTCTTTCAAATATCTATTCTTTAAACGGATTTGATGTCTGCAGGGAATATTATGTAAATGATTATGGCACACAGGCAAAAATATTTGCAGAATGCGTCAGATCCGTCTATCTTGAAATGTTCGGGATAAAATACCCTTATCCTGAAGACGGATATCCCAGAGAAACGGTTTCAAAGGTAGCCGAAACCTTATTTGATGAATTTTCCGACAGTTTTATAAAAGACAGAAAAACCATGGAATTTGATGAGACTGCTTTTTCCGGAAATGCCATCCGAATAATGGTCTCCATGATATCAGATACACTGAAGTCTGTAGGTGTTGAGTTTGATGTCTGGTTTTTCGAAAGCTCCCTTTACGGAGAGGGTTCATTTGATGCAACACTTGATTTTCTCAGGGAAAGAGGCCTTATATATGAAAAGGAGGAAGCCCTCTGGTTTAAATCAACTGATTTCGGAGATGATAAAGACAGAGTGATAATAAGGAAAGACGGGAACCCTACTTATTTTGCTTCTGACATCATGTATCTTATAGATAAAAAAGAAAGGAAATTTGAATATCTTCTTTATATTCTTGGAGCTGATCATCATGGATATATTTCCAGGCTTAAGGCAATTGCAAGTTCAATCGGCATGGATAAGGATAAAGTCTCAATAATTATCGGCCAGCTGGTAAGAATAACTGAAGGCAGGGAAGTTCAGAAGATGTCAAGAAGAAAAGGCAGAGGTTTTACCCTTGATGATCTTGTGGCTGAAGTTGGAAGGGATGCTGTGAGGTATTTCTTTTCAATGAATTCTTTTGACACCCATCTTGATTTTGATATAAGTCTGGCAAAGAAAAAATCAAACCAGAATCCTGTATTTTATGTACAGTATGCTTTTGCAAGGATCGGAAGCATACTGCGGAAAACAAATGAAAGCAGGCCTGCAAACCTTGATCCGGATTTTATTTCCGGAATGGATGATTATGACTCACGGATTTTTAAAAAGTTTCTTTCACTGATTGAAAAAAATGATTTTAAAAACTCAAGCGAGCGTAATCTTGCCTGGACAATACTGCTGTTTCCGGATACCGTAAAGGATGCCTGCAGAAACAATGCGCCGTATTTTGTTAACCGGTATTTGTACAGGCTTGCCGGTGAATTTCATTATTTTTATAAACATAATAAGATAATAACCGGAGACAGGATAAACATAAAAAGATTATTGCTTGCCATGGCTGCAAAGATTGTCTTAAAGAAAGGTCTTGATATCCTTGGGGTGTCGGCACCTGACAGAATGTAA
- a CDS encoding homoserine dehydrogenase, which translates to MKNSDENTINIGLIGLGYVGTGVFRLIESQKNYITQKTGKVLRILKVAEKDIAGKAAPLIKTYRDKITFTDNADEIINDREIDIVVELVGGIEPACDYVIRSLNKGKYVVTANKDLIANRGESLFKAAEENNVDILFEASVGGGIPIIGPMKTSLAANNINKIVGIVNGTTNYILTRMRKDELSFEDALKIAQELGFAEKVNPSADIEGSDAACKLAILSSIAFNSRVTFKDVYKEGIKMVTLDDIRFADDLGYTIKLLAIGSNEENSVCVRVHPALVPKDHILSSINYANNAVCLYGNFVGEVMSYGLGAGDRPTASSVVGDVIQVAKNLDRHRKKPVFGCTCFIHKEIKPIEEIDNKFYALVEVKDQPGVLAKIASVFGKNNVSIESMIQKQTTESGSARIVFITHRVLNKNMNKSVREISKLDVVSKVLNIIRVEDLD; encoded by the coding sequence ATGAAAAATTCAGATGAAAATACAATAAATATCGGATTAATAGGCTTGGGATATGTAGGAACAGGAGTTTTCAGGCTTATTGAAAGCCAGAAAAACTATATCACACAGAAGACCGGCAAAGTTCTCAGAATTTTAAAAGTCGCTGAAAAAGATATTGCCGGGAAAGCGGCGCCCCTTATTAAAACCTACAGGGACAAGATTACTTTTACTGATAATGCTGATGAAATAATAAATGACAGGGAAATAGATATAGTGGTTGAGCTTGTGGGAGGGATAGAACCTGCCTGCGATTATGTTATAAGATCCCTGAATAAGGGAAAGTATGTTGTTACGGCAAACAAAGACCTTATTGCGAACAGAGGCGAGAGCCTTTTTAAAGCTGCAGAGGAAAATAATGTGGATATTTTATTTGAAGCCAGTGTCGGCGGAGGGATTCCCATAATCGGTCCTATGAAAACATCGCTTGCTGCCAATAATATCAACAAGATTGTCGGAATTGTTAATGGTACCACAAATTATATTCTCACGAGAATGCGGAAAGATGAATTAAGTTTTGAGGATGCCCTGAAAATTGCACAGGAACTTGGTTTTGCGGAAAAGGTCAATCCATCAGCCGATATTGAAGGTAGCGATGCGGCATGTAAGCTGGCAATTCTTTCTTCGATAGCATTTAATTCAAGAGTTACATTCAAAGATGTTTACAAAGAAGGAATAAAGATGGTAACTCTTGATGATATCAGATTTGCAGACGATCTCGGGTACACAATAAAACTGCTGGCAATCGGCAGCAATGAAGAAAATTCTGTATGCGTAAGAGTTCATCCGGCTCTTGTTCCAAAAGATCATATACTGTCTTCCATAAATTATGCGAACAATGCTGTTTGCCTTTATGGCAATTTTGTAGGAGAAGTGATGAGCTACGGGCTTGGCGCAGGAGACAGGCCTACCGCAAGTTCCGTTGTAGGGGATGTGATCCAGGTGGCAAAAAATCTTGACCGGCACAGGAAAAAACCGGTATTCGGATGCACGTGTTTTATTCACAAGGAAATAAAACCTATTGAAGAAATAGATAATAAATTCTATGCACTTGTGGAAGTAAAGGATCAGCCGGGTGTTCTTGCAAAGATTGCTTCTGTCTTTGGGAAAAATAATGTATCAATCGAGTCAATGATACAGAAGCAGACGACCGAAAGCGGCTCCGCCCGGATTGTGTTTATAACTCACAGAGTTCTTAACAAGAATATGAATAAGTCAGTCAGGGAAATTTCAAAACTTGACGTGGTAAGTAAAGTTCTGAATATTATAAGAGTAGAAGATCTTGACTGA
- the lysA gene encoding diaminopimelate decarboxylase yields MLLPFTVKTNNIDHLEIDGIDFKKLVDKYGTPLYIVDVKTVQNQCREYIKNFANDIFETEVIYASKAFNCIAMCQLVNSEGLSIDVSTGGELFIALKSGFDPSKIYFHGNNKSEQEIEFGVNEKVGCFIVDSFEEIDALDRIAGSRGIVQKIMIRITPGIHASTHEYIQTGREKSKFGFNVNGGSAMEAVRKIITKKNLKLAGIHSHIGSQIFNIEPYEKLISVQLKFISQVVKETGLVLEEINIGGGLGVKYLQEDRASSISELAALVKGSVEKYSEKYNVRIKKLMLEPGRSIVGNAGIVIYKIGVIKNIPKIHNYISVDGGMSDNIRPVLYGAKYSVFIADKMSITEESKDRKNWKKYTIVGKHCESGDILVEEIVLPDLETSDYIAMATAGAYCYSMSSNYNGQPRPAVIAVRDGKDMVWIEREDYEDLIKNHKKLV; encoded by the coding sequence ATGCTATTACCGTTTACTGTAAAAACAAATAATATAGATCATCTCGAAATTGATGGTATTGATTTTAAAAAACTTGTGGACAAGTATGGTACGCCCCTTTATATAGTTGATGTAAAAACAGTACAGAATCAGTGCAGGGAATATATTAAAAATTTTGCCAATGATATTTTTGAAACAGAAGTTATTTATGCATCCAAGGCTTTTAACTGCATAGCAATGTGTCAGCTTGTGAATTCGGAAGGGCTGAGTATTGATGTTTCCACCGGCGGTGAGCTCTTTATTGCATTAAAGAGCGGTTTTGACCCTTCAAAAATTTATTTCCACGGAAACAACAAATCAGAACAGGAGATAGAATTCGGAGTTAATGAAAAAGTAGGATGTTTTATTGTTGACAGTTTTGAAGAAATAGATGCCCTTGACAGGATTGCAGGCAGCCGGGGAATTGTCCAGAAAATAATGATAAGAATAACTCCCGGAATACATGCATCCACTCACGAATACATTCAGACAGGCAGGGAAAAGTCCAAATTCGGATTTAATGTAAATGGCGGTTCCGCGATGGAAGCCGTCAGAAAAATAATTACAAAGAAAAATCTGAAGCTTGCCGGGATCCATTCACATATCGGTTCCCAGATATTTAATATAGAACCATATGAAAAACTAATATCAGTGCAGCTGAAATTCATTTCCCAGGTAGTTAAAGAAACAGGCCTTGTCCTTGAAGAAATAAATATAGGCGGAGGCCTTGGTGTAAAATATCTTCAGGAGGACAGAGCTTCCTCGATTTCAGAACTTGCAGCGCTTGTAAAAGGTTCTGTAGAAAAATATTCTGAAAAATATAATGTCAGAATAAAAAAACTGATGCTTGAGCCGGGCAGGTCAATAGTTGGCAATGCAGGAATTGTTATATACAAAATAGGGGTAATAAAGAATATTCCCAAAATTCATAATTATATTTCTGTGGACGGAGGAATGAGCGACAATATCAGACCTGTTCTTTATGGTGCAAAATACAGTGTTTTTATTGCAGACAAAATGAGCATAACTGAGGAATCTAAAGATAGGAAAAACTGGAAAAAATATACTATTGTGGGAAAACACTGTGAAAGCGGCGATATTCTTGTTGAAGAAATTGTTCTGCCTGATCTTGAAACAAGTGATTATATTGCGATGGCAACAGCGGGAGCTTACTGCTATTCGATGTCAAGCAATTATAACGGCCAGCCCCGTCCTGCTGTGATTGCAGTCAGAGATGGAAAGGATATGGTCTGGATCGAGCGTGAAGACTATGAAGATTTAATTAAAAATCATAAGAAGTTGGTTTGA